Part of the Halomarina litorea genome is shown below.
GGCCCGAACGCGGTTCTGGGAGCCTGTGAGACGCGGAGCGTCTCACAATGCAGGGTTTTGCGAGGAGGGCGAGACGGCGGAGCCGTCTCGCTTCCCCACGGGCGACCCGTGAGTCGCCCGGGGAGAGTGGTGCTGCAGCGGCGGCTTCGCCGCTGCGAGGACACCCGACGAGCAAACCGGTGGGGTGGTCTAGAAGGACAACTGCTCCGGGCCGTCCTCGCCGATGTCCGTCGGGTCGCGGTCCGAGTAGAACTTGCGCCCGATGGCCTTGCTCGACACCGAACTGTAGAGCGCGAGGCGCGCGCCCTCGGCGTCGTGGAACGTCTCGTCGTCGAGACTCCCGAGGGCCTCGCCCACCGTCTCCCGGCCGTTGGGCAGGTCGAGGATGAGGTCGCCGTACTCGCGGATGAGGTCCTGCGTCGTCGCGGGGTAGTTGTGGGCGTCGAGCTTCTCGTTCGCGTCGGTGAACAGACGCATACATCCACGGACCACGGAATCCATCATAAACGTTCACTATAATCACCTTGCCCCGATATTAGGTCATAACCCATCATTGTAGATTGTGATAGATTCGCCCGCGGGTTCCACGCGTCGGTATGCAATGGAGGGACGCGGGCGGGCCGACTCCGGCGCGGTTTAACCCTCCGAGGTCGGAAGGGCGGCATGGTCGTCGCGGACCTCCACGTCCACACCACGAACTCCGACGGGACGCTCGAACTCGACGAGGTTTCCGCCGCCGCCCACGAGGCGGGCGTCAGCGTCGTCGCGATAACCGACCACGACCGACTCCACCCGGACCTCCCGACGCCCGTGGCTCACCTCGACGGGGTCACCGTCGTCCACGGCATCGAACTCCGGGTCGACGCGGGCGACGGCCACCTCGACCTGCTGGGGTACGCCGTCCGACCCACGGACGCCCTCGTCGCGAAACTCGACCGCCTCCAGACCGACCGCGTCGAGCGCGCACGGCGGATGGTCGAACTGGTCGAGGAGCGCGAGGGCGTCGCGCTGGACGTGTCGTTCGAACCGGGCGTCGGTCGCCCGCACGTCGCGCGCGCAATCGCCGAGAGCGACGCCCCCTACGACGTGCAGGGGGCGTTCGACCACCTCATCGGCGACGACGGGCCGTGTTA
Proteins encoded:
- a CDS encoding PHP domain-containing protein, with the protein product MVVADLHVHTTNSDGTLELDEVSAAAHEAGVSVVAITDHDRLHPDLPTPVAHLDGVTVVHGIELRVDAGDGHLDLLGYAVRPTDALVAKLDRLQTDRVERARRMVELVEEREGVALDVSFEPGVGRPHVARAIAESDAPYDVQGAFDHLIGDDGPCYVPRSVPDFETGRDLLSAACGLVGLAHPLRYDDPAAALAHCATLDAVEYHYDYGREVDRRPVARAIEEHGLVVTGGSDAHGRTLGRAGLDREEYRAFRDRVRL
- a CDS encoding DUF5789 family protein: MRLFTDANEKLDAHNYPATTQDLIREYGDLILDLPNGRETVGEALGSLDDETFHDAEGARLALYSSVSSKAIGRKFYSDRDPTDIGEDGPEQLSF